In Aminivibrio pyruvatiphilus, one DNA window encodes the following:
- the hisS gene encoding histidine--tRNA ligase encodes MSEISAPKGVRDILPFESWKWDYVFGVLRKTAVDFGFSEVHLPIFEHTELFSRGIGDTTDVVEKEMYTFTDKGGRSITLRPEATASMVRSYLEHRMGTLPQPVKMWCAGPMFRYERPQKGRYRQFWQVDFESLGSASPYADAEIIALSLEVFRRLGLSRLEVVINSVGCPACRPDYRQRLKGYFSSREGDLCETCRDRMDRNPLRILDCKKESCREVTEDAPSVYESLCSECREHFDAVRSSLDGLGAVYRMDKRLVRGLDYYTKTAYEVLSGALGSQNAVCGGGRYDNLAEAIGGPHVPGVGFAAGVDRILMVMEQEGCSFGEEPLLDVFGVALDSRSRAGILSVVDHLRKNGISADMDFNDRSMKAQMKAASARNARLVCIIGEDELARGTVAVKNLTTGEQQEIPGEGLAEAVKEMLSTLKG; translated from the coding sequence ATGTCGGAAATCAGTGCCCCCAAGGGGGTTCGGGATATACTTCCCTTTGAATCGTGGAAATGGGACTACGTCTTCGGTGTTCTCCGGAAGACTGCGGTGGATTTCGGCTTTTCCGAGGTTCACCTGCCCATTTTCGAACACACCGAGCTTTTTTCAAGGGGCATAGGCGACACGACTGACGTGGTGGAAAAAGAGATGTACACCTTCACCGACAAGGGGGGACGGAGCATCACCCTTCGTCCGGAGGCTACGGCCTCCATGGTCCGCTCCTATCTTGAACACAGGATGGGAACCCTTCCCCAGCCGGTCAAAATGTGGTGCGCAGGCCCCATGTTCAGATATGAACGCCCCCAGAAAGGCCGCTACAGGCAGTTCTGGCAGGTCGATTTTGAAAGCCTCGGCTCCGCCTCCCCCTATGCCGATGCGGAGATCATCGCCCTGTCCCTGGAGGTTTTCAGACGGCTGGGCCTGTCCCGGCTCGAAGTGGTCATCAATTCCGTTGGATGTCCTGCATGCCGTCCTGATTACAGGCAGCGACTGAAAGGGTATTTCTCCTCCAGGGAAGGAGACCTTTGCGAAACCTGCCGGGACAGGATGGACAGGAATCCCCTGAGGATTCTTGACTGTAAGAAGGAGTCCTGCCGGGAAGTCACGGAGGACGCTCCTTCCGTATACGAAAGTCTATGTTCCGAATGCAGGGAGCATTTCGACGCCGTCAGGTCATCTCTCGACGGGCTGGGGGCGGTTTACCGTATGGACAAACGCCTTGTCAGGGGACTTGACTATTACACGAAAACCGCCTATGAAGTACTCTCCGGAGCCTTGGGGTCCCAGAACGCCGTGTGCGGAGGAGGCCGGTATGACAATCTCGCCGAAGCCATCGGGGGTCCCCATGTCCCCGGCGTGGGTTTTGCCGCCGGAGTGGACCGTATTCTCATGGTCATGGAGCAGGAAGGGTGTTCTTTCGGAGAAGAGCCCCTGCTTGACGTGTTCGGCGTCGCTCTGGATTCCCGCTCGAGAGCCGGCATTCTTTCCGTGGTGGATCATCTGAGAAAAAACGGCATTTCGGCGGACATGGATTTCAACGATCGGAGCATGAAAGCCCAGATGAAAGCGGCTTCGGCCAGAAACGCGCGGCTGGTCTGCATCATCGGCGAGGATGAACTCGCCCGGGGGACGGTGGCGGTGAAGAACCTCACCACGGGAGAACAGCAGGAAATCCCCGGAGAAGGTCTGGCGGAAGCGGTAAAGGAAATGCTCTCTACCCTGAAAGGGTAA
- a CDS encoding stage V sporulation protein S translates to MEVLKVSAKSQPKSVAGAIAAVLREKGAVEVQAVGAGAVNQSVKSIAIARGYVAPNGIDLVCIPAFSKISIDDEERTAIKFQLESR, encoded by the coding sequence ATGGAAGTTCTCAAGGTCTCTGCCAAGTCACAGCCCAAATCCGTTGCAGGAGCCATTGCTGCGGTGCTGCGGGAAAAGGGGGCTGTGGAGGTACAGGCAGTAGGCGCAGGGGCGGTCAACCAGTCGGTGAAGTCTATTGCCATAGCCCGGGGATATGTGGCGCCGAACGGCATCGATCTCGTATGCATCCCTGCCTTTTCCAAGATATCCATTGACGATGAAGAGAGGACGGCCATCAAGTTCCAGCTCGAATCGCGGTAG
- a CDS encoding metallophosphoesterase family protein yields the protein MDKNWWMPLYGVFLGIYVPPEVRELKGDLVMHLADTPSTVYGAVRRLVKVLSPRWIVHTGDLADDVKLELSPGELPRYRAKLEHLRRALEGDDSPGLVFVTGNHDNEATVREFFPESLVFRDRGRIELCGEGFNLSHDMSGLEEPPLRYNLFGHEPSQADCSEQGRFFLNGLLGVHIISLSLGKVYCLPYPGYVDDGRLGRRKRGL from the coding sequence ATGGATAAAAACTGGTGGATGCCGCTGTACGGCGTCTTTTTGGGAATATATGTTCCGCCAGAGGTCAGGGAGCTGAAGGGCGATCTGGTCATGCACCTCGCCGATACACCATCGACCGTCTACGGGGCGGTTCGCAGGCTTGTGAAGGTACTTTCTCCCCGGTGGATAGTGCATACGGGCGACCTGGCCGATGACGTGAAGCTTGAACTCTCCCCGGGGGAACTGCCGAGATACAGGGCCAAGCTGGAGCATCTCAGGCGGGCTCTGGAAGGAGATGATTCCCCTGGCCTGGTCTTTGTCACCGGAAATCACGACAACGAGGCCACGGTCAGAGAATTTTTTCCGGAAAGCCTGGTCTTCAGGGACCGGGGACGGATCGAACTCTGCGGAGAGGGTTTCAACCTCAGCCATGACATGTCCGGTCTTGAGGAGCCCCCGCTCAGATACAATCTTTTCGGCCATGAGCCGTCGCAGGCGGACTGTTCCGAACAGGGGCGCTTTTTCTTAAACGGGCTTCTGGGCGTACATATCATTTCTCTTTCCCTGGGAAAGGTGTACTGTCTGCCCTATCCCGGATATGTGGATGACGGACGGCTGGGACGGAGAAAAAGGGGATTGTGA
- a CDS encoding Tex family protein yields MNAHIAQRVSQELKIAPSSVEAVLSLLEQDATVPFIARYRKEATGSLDEEAIFAIKERYARLEELEARKKAVLSSLEERSLLSSVLEEQIRNAPSLTILEDIYLPFRPKRRTRASMAEEKGLAPLAERLLLQKGDDPAALALSFVSEERGVASEEEALQGALDIIAERISEHGEARRKMRLLFGRRGKIRSSVAKGKEEEGAKFRDYFSWEEPAAPAPSHRILAMFRGEKEKFLSLSVLPPEDEALRILREIFLLGSGPDSVLVDRGIVDGYRRLLAPSMETELRNALKKKADREAISVFAGNVKEVLLAPPLGPKNILAVDPGFRTGCKFVCLNRQGDLLHHGVIYPHPPRGDEKGSADTILRAAEKYEIEAIAVGNGTAGRETERFLRGLGLPSSIIITMVNESGASVYSASETARREFPEYDLTVRGAVSIGRRLLDPLAELVKIDPKSIGVGQYQHDVDQKELKKSLDTVVEFCVHAVGVDLNTASLELLSSVSGLGQSTAGQIMKYREANGPFSTRKELLNVPRLGPKTFEQAAGFLRVSGGPDPLDRSAVHPERYPIVERMAADLGCSVSELMKDPGKRSLIDPERYISGDAGLPTLTDILAELERPGRDPRQTFEIYSFTEGIEKIDDLAPGMTLPGVVTNITSFGAFVDIGVHQDGLVHRKHLPGGTESGLRPGQRVEVSVLDVDRARNRIALSMKGHGGRKKK; encoded by the coding sequence ATGAACGCCCACATCGCCCAGCGCGTTTCCCAGGAGCTGAAAATTGCCCCTTCGTCCGTGGAAGCGGTTCTGTCCCTTCTCGAGCAGGACGCCACCGTTCCCTTTATCGCACGGTACCGGAAGGAAGCCACGGGCTCCCTCGATGAAGAGGCCATTTTTGCCATAAAGGAGCGCTATGCCAGGCTCGAAGAACTTGAAGCGAGAAAAAAAGCGGTGCTCTCCTCTCTTGAGGAACGGAGCCTTCTTTCATCCGTTCTCGAAGAACAGATCAGGAACGCCCCTTCCCTGACCATCCTCGAAGACATATACCTTCCCTTCCGTCCCAAGCGAAGAACGCGGGCATCCATGGCCGAGGAAAAGGGACTGGCACCCCTCGCAGAACGTCTGCTGCTCCAGAAGGGTGACGACCCGGCCGCTCTCGCCCTCTCTTTTGTTTCCGAAGAAAGAGGAGTGGCTTCGGAAGAGGAGGCCCTTCAGGGAGCGCTCGACATCATCGCCGAGCGGATAAGCGAACACGGCGAGGCGCGGAGGAAGATGCGGCTTCTTTTCGGAAGGCGGGGGAAAATACGGAGTTCCGTCGCTAAAGGAAAGGAAGAGGAAGGGGCCAAGTTCAGAGATTACTTCTCCTGGGAGGAACCGGCCGCCCCGGCTCCGTCCCACAGGATCCTGGCCATGTTCCGGGGAGAAAAGGAAAAATTCCTCAGCCTCTCCGTCCTTCCTCCCGAGGACGAGGCGCTGAGGATACTCAGGGAAATATTTCTTCTCGGCAGCGGCCCCGACTCCGTCCTTGTGGACCGGGGAATCGTCGACGGCTACCGCCGTCTTCTCGCTCCGTCCATGGAAACGGAACTGAGGAACGCCTTGAAGAAAAAGGCCGACCGGGAGGCCATCTCCGTTTTTGCGGGCAACGTGAAGGAAGTGCTCCTCGCCCCCCCCCTCGGCCCGAAAAACATTCTTGCCGTAGACCCCGGATTCAGGACCGGGTGCAAGTTTGTCTGCCTGAACAGGCAGGGTGACCTTCTCCATCACGGGGTGATCTATCCCCATCCCCCCCGTGGAGACGAAAAGGGAAGCGCCGACACCATCCTCCGTGCTGCGGAAAAATACGAAATTGAAGCCATAGCCGTGGGCAACGGCACCGCGGGAAGAGAGACGGAGCGGTTCCTCCGCGGGCTCGGCCTGCCTTCATCCATCATCATAACCATGGTGAACGAAAGCGGGGCTTCCGTATACTCCGCTTCCGAAACTGCAAGAAGAGAGTTTCCCGAGTACGATCTTACCGTCCGCGGAGCCGTTTCCATCGGGCGGAGACTTCTCGATCCCCTGGCAGAACTGGTGAAGATCGATCCCAAGTCCATCGGCGTGGGACAGTACCAGCATGACGTGGACCAGAAGGAGCTGAAGAAGTCTCTCGATACGGTGGTGGAGTTCTGCGTTCATGCCGTGGGCGTGGACCTGAATACTGCAAGCCTGGAGCTTCTCTCCTCCGTTTCGGGTCTCGGGCAGTCCACGGCCGGTCAGATAATGAAGTACAGGGAGGCCAACGGTCCCTTCTCAACCCGGAAGGAGCTGCTGAACGTCCCCCGCCTCGGGCCGAAGACCTTCGAGCAGGCAGCCGGGTTCCTCCGGGTTTCCGGGGGCCCTGACCCTCTTGACCGCAGTGCCGTCCACCCCGAACGGTACCCCATCGTGGAACGGATGGCGGCCGATCTCGGCTGCTCCGTTTCGGAACTGATGAAGGATCCCGGGAAGAGGAGCCTCATCGACCCGGAACGATATATTTCAGGCGACGCGGGTCTCCCGACCCTCACGGATATCCTTGCGGAGCTTGAACGTCCTGGACGGGATCCCCGGCAGACCTTCGAGATCTATTCCTTCACCGAGGGAATCGAAAAAATCGACGATCTCGCCCCGGGCATGACGCTCCCCGGAGTGGTGACGAACATCACCTCCTTCGGCGCCTTTGTCGACATCGGCGTCCACCAGGACGGGCTGGTGCACAGGAAGCACCTGCCCGGAGGAACGGAATCGGGACTCCGGCCCGGACAAAGGGTGGAGGTCTCGGTCCTTGACGTGGACCGCGCCAGGAACCGCATTGCCCTGTCCATGAAAGGACATGGGGGGAGGAAGAAAAAATGA
- a CDS encoding NAD(P)/FAD-dependent oxidoreductase, with product MSGPRVVVIGGGAAGLMAAGRAAEKGARVILVEKNQTLGAKLLLSGKGRCNLTSAEEDMETFLSAFGPKGKFLYSAFSRFGPAETLDFFSSRGLKTKVERGKRVFPEKGGSEKVINCLIDYIRQGGVTVYRNREALNLEIRDGRALRFILRGQEVEGDAFVICTGGRSFPKTGSTGDGYRFAKRAGHEVVQPVPALCPVRLKEKWPLSARGLNLKNVSLTLLKDGTVISRRFGELLLTHFGISGPIAMDMSREIGDACAAGNAALFLDLKPALTMDVLTARIGRDLEKYAGKMFQDCLKDLLPGGLIPAVVQKAPIPPDKRAEYISAEEKKNLAHLLKEYPLTPDGLLGFDWSIVTSGGVDLREIDPKTMGSRIVENLFFAGEILDLDGPTGGFNLQMCWSTGYVAGESAASAACREN from the coding sequence ATGAGCGGACCGAGAGTCGTAGTCATCGGGGGCGGAGCCGCAGGCCTCATGGCGGCCGGGCGGGCCGCGGAAAAAGGAGCCCGGGTCATCCTGGTGGAGAAAAACCAGACCCTCGGCGCGAAACTCCTGCTCAGCGGCAAGGGCAGGTGCAACCTTACAAGTGCCGAAGAGGACATGGAAACCTTTCTCTCGGCCTTCGGACCGAAGGGGAAATTTCTTTACTCGGCCTTTTCCCGTTTCGGTCCCGCGGAAACCCTGGATTTTTTTTCCTCCCGGGGACTCAAAACGAAGGTGGAACGGGGAAAACGTGTTTTTCCCGAAAAGGGAGGTTCCGAAAAAGTAATCAACTGCCTCATCGACTACATCCGCCAGGGAGGGGTCACCGTATACCGGAACAGGGAAGCCCTCAACCTGGAAATCAGAGACGGAAGGGCCCTCCGGTTCATCCTGCGGGGACAGGAAGTCGAGGGGGATGCCTTCGTAATCTGCACGGGGGGAAGATCCTTTCCCAAAACGGGGTCGACAGGGGACGGATACAGGTTTGCCAAAAGAGCCGGCCACGAGGTCGTCCAGCCGGTGCCTGCCCTCTGTCCCGTCCGGCTGAAGGAAAAGTGGCCTCTTTCAGCCCGGGGACTGAACCTGAAAAACGTTTCCCTTACCCTCCTGAAGGACGGAACAGTAATATCCAGGCGCTTCGGGGAACTGCTTCTGACTCATTTCGGCATCAGCGGACCCATTGCCATGGACATGAGCAGAGAAATAGGTGACGCCTGCGCCGCAGGAAACGCGGCTCTCTTCCTTGACCTGAAGCCTGCCCTGACCATGGATGTGCTCACGGCACGCATCGGGAGGGACCTGGAAAAATACGCGGGAAAAATGTTCCAGGACTGCCTGAAGGACCTGCTTCCAGGGGGACTGATTCCTGCGGTGGTGCAAAAGGCACCCATTCCCCCCGATAAAAGGGCGGAATACATTTCCGCAGAGGAAAAAAAGAATCTGGCCCATCTTCTCAAGGAGTACCCCCTGACTCCCGACGGACTGCTCGGCTTTGACTGGTCCATCGTTACCAGCGGAGGCGTGGACCTCAGGGAAATCGATCCGAAGACCATGGGCTCCAGGATCGTGGAAAACCTCTTCTTTGCAGGAGAAATTCTTGACCTTGACGGCCCCACGGGCGGGTTCAACCTCCAGATGTGCTGGAGCACGGGCTACGTCGCCGGCGAAAGCGCGGCATCGGCCGCATGCCGGGAGAACTGA
- a CDS encoding ABC transporter substrate binding protein: MAAPSRQGKKLLSVLVLLLPALLFPVWREPAAASENRKVVLLHTLSPDDEWTRRATDGILSVFSDSPVKAEFFIEYMDITSTFWSTHVDRLKDLLEAKYSSSPPAVVIATGNEAVSFALVNTTALFGGAPIVYCGLSNEYLFSVFPDSRGTGVRSAPAHALLISEIARLHPGASVAFVSDLTPAGLRDLSRLNSSLVNSGVRPRLIPLSGFSAGRLADSLRELPANTIIMLGTHTTLPDGNPMTMLDTLALILRNTSLPVYTLSEEGVRLGALASVAGKGYEKGRKAGEMAVRILSGEEVETIPPEKSTADHLIFDYRKMRLHSIPRSALSEKSVILNDPAEMAARYFPLTILYLGLFALLGGLAFFLKRKIAKRKSTEKNLRDRTEYWEQLFQRSPEGVVVYNEAGDVLETNPVFRSTFALSEEDLEGASITDLLPWEKGTLRPEDFFRDDRGESREVKIPDRDGIPIPATHLSFPLVSGSEKIFCSLVQDISKRKEMEKRLEERGLFQETLSAISSRFILSPSYHDAMRASLEDILILSKAKTAALYRLTGRKGILARETEVRSSAESPSMAGLFPSEQEEDFLWKSLLFREESVRPATLCLTDLPQNERKEWFPIAEKGISSVSVLPLFLRDSFQGFLALADPSPDWRENMAEPVFDILRNALAAAMERYQDEASLERNHRVINERFTGVILALCQVSELRDVSTSGHQRNVSALAEGLARRLGLPSETVLGVRYAGLVHDIGKLYIPAEILSKPSKLTAAEYELVKKHPEFGKDILSPLDFPWPLTEIILQHHERFDGTGYPLGVKKDGICIEARILAVADAFDAMTSERPYRKKHSPAQAMEEIRGLSGKAYDPEIVEALEAFCKENPS, encoded by the coding sequence ATGGCAGCCCCATCCCGGCAGGGAAAAAAACTTCTCTCCGTCCTCGTTCTCCTTCTGCCGGCACTTCTTTTTCCGGTGTGGCGCGAACCGGCGGCTGCATCGGAAAACAGGAAAGTGGTCCTGCTCCATACCCTTTCTCCTGACGACGAATGGACCCGCCGGGCAACGGACGGAATATTGTCCGTTTTTTCGGATTCGCCAGTCAAAGCCGAGTTCTTCATAGAATACATGGACATTACGAGTACCTTCTGGTCGACCCACGTGGACCGTCTGAAGGACCTCCTGGAGGCAAAATACTCGTCCTCCCCTCCCGCCGTGGTGATCGCGACAGGGAACGAGGCCGTCTCATTCGCCCTTGTAAACACGACGGCGCTTTTCGGGGGAGCTCCTATTGTGTACTGCGGCCTGTCCAACGAATATCTCTTTTCCGTGTTCCCGGACAGCAGGGGAACGGGAGTCCGTTCGGCCCCCGCCCATGCTCTTCTCATCTCCGAAATTGCGAGGCTCCACCCCGGCGCTTCCGTCGCCTTTGTGTCTGATCTTACGCCGGCGGGGCTCAGGGACCTTTCACGGCTCAACTCAAGCCTGGTGAATTCGGGGGTCCGCCCCCGCCTGATCCCCCTCTCCGGCTTTTCGGCCGGGCGGCTTGCGGATTCGCTCCGGGAACTGCCGGCAAATACGATCATCATGCTGGGAACCCATACCACCCTGCCTGACGGAAACCCCATGACCATGCTGGATACCCTCGCCCTCATACTGCGGAACACATCACTGCCCGTATATACCCTGAGTGAGGAGGGCGTTCGCCTCGGCGCCCTGGCCAGCGTGGCCGGGAAGGGGTACGAAAAGGGAAGAAAAGCTGGGGAGATGGCGGTGAGGATCCTTTCTGGAGAAGAAGTGGAAACCATACCGCCCGAAAAATCCACGGCAGACCACCTGATTTTCGACTACCGGAAGATGCGGCTTCATTCAATCCCGAGAAGCGCCCTTTCAGAGAAAAGCGTCATTCTGAACGATCCCGCCGAGATGGCAGCCAGATATTTTCCCCTCACGATCCTCTACCTGGGACTGTTTGCCCTTCTGGGCGGCCTGGCCTTTTTTTTGAAGCGAAAGATCGCTAAAAGGAAAAGCACCGAGAAAAATCTTAGGGACAGGACGGAATACTGGGAACAACTCTTCCAGAGATCTCCCGAGGGTGTTGTTGTGTACAATGAAGCAGGAGATGTGCTGGAAACGAACCCCGTATTTCGCTCCACCTTCGCCCTTTCTGAAGAGGACCTCGAAGGCGCGAGCATAACCGACCTTCTTCCCTGGGAAAAAGGAACCCTCCGTCCCGAAGACTTCTTCAGGGATGACAGGGGAGAAAGCAGGGAAGTGAAAATCCCTGACAGGGACGGCATCCCCATTCCTGCGACCCACCTCTCCTTTCCCCTTGTTTCCGGCTCGGAGAAGATTTTCTGCTCCCTCGTCCAGGACATCAGCAAACGAAAGGAAATGGAAAAGCGGCTTGAAGAGAGGGGGCTGTTCCAGGAAACCCTTTCCGCCATATCCTCCCGTTTTATACTCTCACCGAGCTATCACGACGCCATGCGGGCTTCCCTTGAAGACATCCTCATCCTCTCGAAGGCAAAAACGGCGGCCCTGTACAGGCTCACTGGAAGAAAGGGCATACTGGCCCGAGAGACGGAAGTACGGTCTTCAGCGGAGAGTCCATCCATGGCAGGTCTGTTTCCGTCGGAGCAGGAGGAGGACTTCCTCTGGAAATCGCTTCTCTTTCGTGAAGAATCCGTCAGGCCGGCCACCCTCTGCCTGACGGACCTCCCCCAGAACGAGAGAAAAGAATGGTTCCCCATCGCTGAAAAGGGGATATCATCTGTATCCGTACTCCCTCTGTTTCTCCGGGACTCCTTCCAGGGGTTCCTGGCCCTCGCCGATCCCTCCCCGGACTGGAGGGAGAATATGGCCGAGCCCGTTTTTGATATTCTTCGAAACGCTCTTGCCGCTGCCATGGAGCGTTACCAGGACGAAGCCTCCCTGGAAAGGAACCACAGGGTAATCAACGAACGTTTCACCGGCGTCATTCTCGCCCTCTGTCAGGTCAGCGAACTTCGGGACGTGTCCACGTCGGGACACCAGAGAAACGTCTCGGCCCTTGCGGAAGGGCTTGCCCGAAGGCTCGGGCTTCCCTCAGAGACAGTCCTCGGCGTCAGGTACGCCGGACTTGTGCACGATATAGGCAAGCTTTATATTCCGGCGGAGATACTGTCCAAGCCCTCAAAGCTTACTGCGGCAGAATACGAGCTCGTCAAAAAACATCCTGAATTCGGGAAAGACATTCTCTCTCCCCTGGATTTCCCGTGGCCGCTAACAGAAATCATTCTCCAGCACCATGAACGGTTCGATGGTACGGGGTATCCCCTTGGAGTAAAAAAAGACGGGATCTGCATCGAAGCCAGAATACTTGCCGTGGCGGACGCCTTCGATGCCATGACCTCCGAGCGGCCCTACAGGAAGAAGCATTCACCCGCCCAGGCCATGGAAGAAATCAGGGGCCTGTCGGGAAAAGCCTATGACCCGGAGATTGTGGAAGCTCTGGAAGCCTTCTGCAAAGAAAACCCTTC